One Pararhizobium sp. IMCC3301 DNA segment encodes these proteins:
- a CDS encoding DUF5681 domain-containing protein, translating to MSDHETPPMGYMNPPVNSRFNKGKSGNPKGRPKKRPDAFNTLQKVLKRKIRAGEDSEPMPIQEALVRKLRNHALAGDRRALDLQRRILDEADAGREELHRRLDVKKILRRHEERVARLTADAGESSE from the coding sequence ATGAGCGATCATGAGACACCGCCGATGGGCTACATGAATCCGCCTGTCAACAGCCGCTTCAATAAAGGAAAGTCCGGCAACCCGAAGGGCCGGCCCAAAAAGAGGCCGGATGCCTTCAACACACTTCAGAAGGTTCTGAAGCGAAAAATCAGGGCCGGCGAAGATAGCGAACCGATGCCAATCCAGGAGGCGCTTGTCCGGAAACTCCGGAATCATGCGCTGGCCGGCGATCGCCGCGCCCTCGACCTTCAGCGTCGCATTCTGGACGAAGCCGATGCCGGACGGGAAGAGCTGCACCGGCGGCTTGACGTAAAGAAAATTTTGCGGCGCCATGAGGAAAGAGTAGCCCGATTGACTGCAGATGCAGGAGAATCCAGTGAGTAG
- a CDS encoding DUF5681 domain-containing protein encodes MSRNYKVGYGCPPKHTRWNKGQSGNPKGRPKARSDIVQEAADILSEPVIARTPAGQTVSLDGLEAAYLALCRKGLKGHVPSLIKAINIMLEVQPVLDDREDREREKKERAIAIFEKLGGPADSLRKIWRM; translated from the coding sequence GTGAGTAGAAACTATAAGGTCGGCTACGGCTGCCCGCCAAAGCACACCCGCTGGAATAAGGGCCAGTCCGGCAACCCGAAAGGCAGGCCGAAGGCAAGGTCCGACATCGTGCAGGAGGCGGCAGATATCCTTTCCGAGCCTGTGATTGCCCGGACGCCAGCGGGACAGACCGTCTCCCTGGACGGGCTTGAGGCGGCGTATCTCGCCCTGTGCCGGAAGGGACTGAAAGGTCACGTGCCGTCGCTGATCAAGGCGATCAATATCATGCTTGAGGTCCAGCCGGTTTTGGATGATCGCGAAGACCGTGAACGCGAGAAAAAGGAAAGAGCCATCGCTATTTTCGAAAAGCTGGGTGGTCCCGCAGATAGCTTACGAAAGATTTGGCGTATGTGA
- a CDS encoding transposase has translation MFKSGRQFAALLGLVPRQNSSGGKDRLGRISKMGDRYLRKLLVVGATSVIRGAGSNPTKTGDWVRSLMERKPARVVTVAMANKTARIAWAVLSSREAYRPGQSVTAA, from the coding sequence GTGTTCAAGTCCGGCCGTCAGTTTGCAGCCCTCCTCGGGTTGGTGCCGCGGCAGAACTCATCTGGCGGCAAGGACCGCCTCGGGCGAATTTCGAAAATGGGGGATAGGTATCTTCGAAAACTTCTTGTGGTCGGCGCTACCTCGGTGATCCGAGGAGCCGGGAGCAATCCCACAAAAACCGGAGATTGGGTGCGATCGCTTATGGAACGCAAACCCGCGAGGGTCGTCACGGTGGCGATGGCCAACAAGACAGCGCGCATCGCCTGGGCTGTCTTATCGAGCAGAGAAGCCTATCGGCCTGGCCAGTCAGTCACAGCAGCCTAA